From the Ferrigenium kumadai genome, one window contains:
- a CDS encoding NADH-quinone oxidoreductase subunit M: MIFGLPVISVAIWLPIIFGVLVLATGDDKNAPLARILALVGSVLGFLVTIPLYTGFVRDTSQMQFIEMHDWITRFNIHYYLGVDGISVLFILLTAFFTPLVVLAGWQSIEKRVAQYMASFLIMSGIMIGVFAALDSILFYVFWEAMLIPMFLIIGVWGGPNRVYAALKFFLYTLLGSLLMLVALIYLYNQSGGSFSILDFHQTAIPMNAQILIFIAFFFAFAVKVPMFPVHTWLPDAHVEAPTGGSVVLAAIMLKVGAYGFLRFSMPIVPDASHQLAGVMIALSLIAVVYIGLVALTQSDMKKLVAYSSISHMGFVTLGFFIFNAYGMEGALLQMISHGFVSGALFLCIGVLYDRMHSRKIADYGGVVNTMPVFAAFFMLFAMANSGLPGTSGFVGEFMVILGAVKANFWYAFAAATTLIFGAAYTLWMYKRVIFGAVANPHVAELTDMNLREKLIFAVLAVTVLGMGLYPLPFSEIMHVSVNDLLVHVARSKLPL; encoded by the coding sequence ATGATTTTTGGCTTACCTGTAATTAGCGTTGCGATCTGGCTGCCGATCATTTTCGGTGTCTTGGTATTGGCCACCGGCGACGACAAGAACGCCCCGCTGGCGCGCATCCTTGCACTGGTCGGTTCGGTGCTCGGCTTCCTGGTGACGATCCCGCTCTACACCGGCTTCGTGCGCGACACCTCGCAGATGCAGTTCATCGAGATGCACGACTGGATCACCCGCTTCAACATCCATTACTACCTCGGCGTGGACGGCATCTCGGTGTTGTTCATCCTGCTGACCGCGTTCTTCACGCCCCTCGTGGTGTTGGCCGGCTGGCAGTCGATCGAGAAGCGCGTCGCGCAGTACATGGCGTCCTTCCTGATCATGTCCGGCATCATGATCGGCGTGTTTGCCGCGCTCGATTCCATCCTGTTCTACGTATTCTGGGAAGCCATGCTGATCCCGATGTTCCTGATCATCGGCGTGTGGGGCGGCCCGAACCGCGTGTATGCGGCACTCAAGTTCTTCCTGTACACGCTCCTCGGCTCGCTGTTGATGCTGGTGGCGCTGATCTACCTGTACAACCAGTCCGGTGGCAGTTTCTCTATCCTGGACTTCCATCAGACCGCGATCCCGATGAACGCGCAGATCCTGATCTTCATCGCGTTCTTCTTCGCCTTCGCGGTGAAGGTGCCGATGTTCCCGGTGCACACATGGTTGCCGGACGCCCACGTTGAAGCGCCCACCGGCGGCTCGGTGGTGCTGGCGGCGATCATGCTGAAGGTGGGTGCCTACGGTTTCCTGCGCTTCTCCATGCCCATCGTGCCGGATGCCAGCCACCAGCTGGCAGGCGTGATGATCGCGCTGTCGCTGATTGCGGTGGTGTACATCGGCCTGGTGGCGCTGACCCAGAGCGACATGAAGAAGCTGGTGGCGTATTCCTCCATCTCGCACATGGGCTTCGTCACGCTGGGCTTCTTCATTTTCAACGCGTACGGTATGGAAGGCGCGCTGCTGCAGATGATCTCGCACGGCTTCGTGTCCGGCGCGCTGTTCCTGTGCATCGGCGTGCTGTATGACCGCATGCATTCGCGCAAGATCGCCGACTACGGCGGCGTGGTCAACACCATGCCGGTGTTCGCGGCGTTCTTCATGCTGTTCGCCATGGCCAACAGCGGTCTGCCCGGCACCAGCGGCTTCGTCGGCGAATTCATGGTGATCCTGGGCGCGGTCAAGGCCAACTTCTGGTACGCCTTCGCTGCCGCGACCACGCTGATCTTCGGCGCGGCCTATACGTTGTGGATGTACAAGCGCGTGATCTTCGGCGCAGTGGCGAATCCGCATGTCGCCGAACTGACCGACATGAATCTGCGCGAGAAGCTGATCTTCGCGGTACTAGCGGTCACCGTGCTGGGCATGGGCCTGTACCCGCTGCCGTTCAGCGAAATCATGCACGTATCGGTGAACGACCTGCTGGTACACGTGGCACGTTCCAAGCTGCCGTTGTAG
- a CDS encoding NADH-quinone oxidoreductase subunit J, producing the protein MNFETIVFYIFAALTIFAALRVITARNPVHAVLFLVLAFISSSGIWLLLEAEFLAITLVLVYVGAVMVLFLFVVMMLDINLVRLREGFWRWLPFGAALAGLMAFEMIWVLGSTETAGGIQAVKHAADYSNTKELGRLIYTDYVYPFELAAVLLLIAMVAAIALTLRRRKDSKSQVVPDQIAVKKADRLRIVPMKAERKDSATN; encoded by the coding sequence ATGAATTTCGAAACCATCGTGTTTTATATCTTTGCCGCGCTCACCATATTCGCGGCGCTGCGCGTGATCACCGCGCGCAACCCGGTGCATGCTGTGCTGTTCCTGGTGCTGGCCTTCATCAGCTCGTCCGGTATCTGGCTGCTGCTGGAAGCCGAGTTCCTCGCTATCACGCTGGTGCTGGTGTACGTCGGGGCCGTGATGGTGCTGTTCCTGTTCGTGGTGATGATGCTGGACATCAACCTGGTGCGTCTGCGCGAAGGCTTCTGGCGCTGGCTGCCGTTCGGCGCGGCGCTGGCCGGGCTGATGGCGTTCGAGATGATCTGGGTGCTGGGCTCCACCGAAACGGCCGGCGGCATCCAGGCCGTCAAGCATGCGGCGGATTACAGCAATACCAAGGAGCTGGGCCGCCTGATCTATACCGATTACGTGTACCCGTTCGAACTGGCTGCGGTGTTGCTGCTGATTGCGATGGTGGCCGCGATCGCGCTGACCCTGCGTCGACGCAAGGACTCGAAGTCGCAGGTGGTGCCCGACCAGATCGCGGTCAAGAAGGCGGATCGTTTGCGCATCGTGCCCATGAAGGCCGAACGTAAAGATTCTGCGACAAACTAA
- a CDS encoding ammonium transporter: protein MEDLKTGNDVLFVLLGAIMVLAMHAGFAFLELGTVRKKNQVNALVKILSDLAISTIAYFFIGYGIAYGIHFFTGAEQLAQRNGYDLVKFFFLMTFAAAIPAIVSGGIAERAKFNPQLAATFTLVGFVYPFFEGIAWNGAYGIQDWLKTTFGAGFHDFAGSVVVHAVGGWIGLAAVLLLGARRGRYTKEGRISAHPPSSIPFLALGAWILTVGWFGFNVMSAQTITGISGLVAVNSLMAMVGGTLVALWLGKNDPGFVHNGPLAGLVAVCAGSDLMHPIGALLVGGVAGGLFVVMFTLTQNRWKIDDVLGVWPLHGLCGAWGGIAAGIFGMKALGGVGGVSFMSQLIGTLLGVAIAFVGGYVVYGVIKKLVGIRLDPEEEFNGADLSIHKITATPERESGW, encoded by the coding sequence ATGGAAGATTTGAAAACCGGTAACGACGTTTTATTCGTGTTGCTAGGCGCCATCATGGTGCTGGCGATGCATGCAGGCTTCGCATTTCTGGAGCTGGGCACGGTCCGCAAGAAGAACCAGGTCAACGCCCTAGTGAAGATACTCAGCGACCTGGCCATCTCGACCATCGCCTATTTCTTCATCGGTTACGGCATCGCCTACGGCATACATTTCTTTACCGGCGCGGAACAGCTCGCGCAAAGGAACGGTTACGACCTGGTGAAGTTCTTCTTCCTGATGACATTCGCAGCGGCCATCCCCGCCATCGTCTCCGGCGGCATTGCCGAACGCGCCAAATTCAATCCGCAACTGGCGGCGACCTTCACCCTGGTCGGCTTCGTCTACCCGTTCTTCGAAGGCATTGCCTGGAACGGCGCCTATGGCATTCAGGACTGGCTGAAAACGACTTTCGGCGCGGGTTTCCATGACTTCGCCGGTTCGGTGGTGGTGCATGCCGTAGGCGGCTGGATCGGCCTCGCGGCGGTGCTGTTGCTCGGTGCGCGGCGCGGACGCTATACCAAGGAAGGGCGCATCTCCGCGCACCCGCCCTCCAGCATCCCGTTCCTCGCACTCGGCGCATGGATACTCACCGTGGGCTGGTTCGGCTTCAACGTGATGAGCGCGCAGACCATCACCGGCATCAGCGGCCTGGTCGCGGTCAATTCGCTGATGGCGATGGTGGGCGGCACGCTGGTAGCTCTGTGGCTGGGCAAGAACGACCCCGGCTTCGTGCATAACGGTCCGCTCGCGGGGCTGGTGGCAGTGTGCGCCGGTTCCGACCTGATGCATCCCATCGGTGCCCTGTTGGTCGGCGGCGTGGCGGGCGGTCTCTTCGTGGTGATGTTCACACTTACCCAGAACCGCTGGAAGATCGACGACGTGCTCGGTGTGTGGCCGCTGCACGGTCTTTGCGGAGCCTGGGGCGGCATCGCCGCAGGCATCTTCGGGATGAAGGCCCTGGGTGGAGTCGGCGGTGTCAGCTTCATGTCGCAACTCATCGGCACGCTGCTGGGCGTGGCCATCGCCTTCGTGGGCGGATACGTCGTGTATGGGGTGATAAAGAAACTGGTCGGCATCCGCCTCGATCCGGAGGAGGAATTCAACGGCGCGGACCTTTCGATCCACAAGATCACCGCCACGCCGGAACGCGAATCGGGCTGGTAA
- the nuoN gene encoding NADH-quinone oxidoreductase subunit NuoN → MDLMTNLMPASAEVFLLVMVSAILIADLLIKQSGRMVTYMLVQITLLGCSLVTVGTHENGVVYAFHNMFVDDLMSDVLKLLTFLAVSMMLVYSRQYLTVRGLFTGEFMVLTLFATLGMMVMISANHFVSLYLGLEVLSLSLYAMVALQRDSAVATEAAMKYFILGALASGLLLYGMSMLYGATGSLELGVVANAIQYGVVDKNLLVFGLVFVVSGLAFKLGVVPFHMWVPDVYHGAPTAMTMFIGSAPKLAAFAFTARILVEGLQPLVQHWSGMLIILSVASMAIGNITAIAQTNLKRMLAYSTIAHMGFLLLGLLSGGVEGYGSSMFYAVIYVLMSLGAFGMIMLLSREGFEADTINDFKGLNQRSPWLAFMMLLLMFSMAGVPPTVGFYAKFSVLNAVVQAGHLWLAVVAVLFSLIGAFYYLRIVKLMYFDAPESHAPIAVGQDTALLISVNSLGVLLLGLLPGALMSVCAVSVQQSLLLH, encoded by the coding sequence ATGGATTTGATGACGAATTTGATGCCGGCCAGCGCGGAAGTCTTTTTGCTGGTCATGGTGAGTGCGATCCTGATCGCGGACTTGCTGATCAAGCAGAGCGGCAGGATGGTCACCTACATGCTGGTGCAGATCACCTTGCTGGGTTGCTCGCTGGTCACTGTCGGCACGCATGAGAACGGCGTTGTATACGCCTTCCACAACATGTTCGTGGACGACCTGATGTCCGACGTGCTGAAGCTGCTGACCTTCCTGGCGGTGTCCATGATGCTGGTGTATTCCCGCCAGTACCTCACCGTGCGCGGCCTGTTCACCGGCGAGTTCATGGTGCTGACGCTGTTCGCCACGCTGGGCATGATGGTGATGATCTCCGCCAACCACTTCGTCTCCCTCTACCTCGGCCTGGAAGTGTTGTCGCTGTCGCTGTACGCGATGGTCGCGTTGCAACGCGATTCCGCCGTCGCCACCGAAGCCGCGATGAAGTACTTCATCCTGGGCGCCCTGGCTTCCGGTCTGCTGCTGTACGGCATGTCGATGCTGTACGGCGCGACCGGTTCGCTGGAGCTGGGCGTCGTGGCCAACGCGATCCAGTACGGCGTCGTCGACAAGAACTTGCTCGTGTTCGGCCTGGTGTTCGTGGTCTCCGGCCTGGCATTCAAGCTCGGCGTGGTACCGTTCCACATGTGGGTGCCGGACGTCTATCACGGCGCGCCCACGGCGATGACCATGTTCATCGGCTCCGCGCCCAAACTGGCCGCCTTCGCCTTCACCGCGCGCATCCTGGTGGAAGGCCTGCAGCCGCTGGTGCAGCACTGGTCCGGCATGCTGATCATCCTGTCCGTCGCTTCGATGGCCATCGGCAACATCACCGCGATCGCGCAGACCAACCTCAAGCGCATGTTGGCCTACTCGACCATTGCACACATGGGCTTCCTGCTCCTCGGCCTGCTCTCCGGCGGCGTCGAGGGCTACGGCTCTTCCATGTTCTATGCCGTGATCTATGTGCTGATGTCTCTGGGCGCTTTCGGCATGATCATGCTGCTGTCGCGCGAAGGCTTCGAGGCCGACACGATCAACGACTTCAAGGGACTCAACCAGCGCAGCCCATGGCTCGCTTTCATGATGCTGCTGCTGATGTTCTCCATGGCGGGCGTACCGCCGACCGTGGGTTTCTACGCCAAGTTCTCGGTGCTGAACGCGGTGGTGCAGGCGGGCCATCTGTGGTTGGCCGTCGTCGCCGTACTGTTCTCGCTGATCGGTGCGTTCTACTACCTGCGCATCGTCAAGCTGATGTATTTCGACGCGCCGGAGAGCCATGCCCCGATCGCCGTCGGCCAGGACACCGCGCTGCTGATCAGCGTCAACTCCCTGGGTGTGCTGTTGCTTGGTCTGTTGCCTGGCGCGCTGATGTCGGTTTGCGCCGTGTCGGTGCAGCAGTCCTTGCTGTTGCATTAA
- a CDS encoding YceI family protein — protein sequence MNQTVAIVLAALLAAPAYAADSYTVDPNHTWPLFEVNHLGFSTQRGRFNKSSGKITLDIAAKKGSVDLTIETASLDMGFEKWDEHMKGEDFFNVKYFPTIRFTSDKLVFDGDKVVAAEGRFSLLGVTKPMTLTVSNFRCAPHPMLKKQACGADVSATLKRSEFGMTKFVPAVSDEVKIYSPIEAFKD from the coding sequence GTGAACCAGACTGTCGCCATCGTCCTTGCCGCCTTGCTCGCCGCTCCCGCCTACGCAGCAGACAGCTACACCGTGGACCCCAACCACACCTGGCCGCTATTCGAGGTGAACCACCTCGGCTTCTCCACCCAGCGCGGACGCTTCAACAAGAGCAGCGGCAAGATCACCCTGGACATCGCGGCGAAAAAAGGCAGCGTGGACCTCACCATCGAGACGGCATCGCTCGACATGGGCTTCGAGAAATGGGACGAGCACATGAAGGGCGAGGACTTCTTCAACGTCAAATACTTCCCGACCATACGCTTCACCTCGGACAAGCTGGTGTTCGACGGCGACAAGGTAGTCGCCGCCGAAGGAAGATTCAGCCTCCTCGGCGTCACCAAACCGATGACGCTCACCGTCAGCAACTTCCGCTGCGCCCCGCACCCCATGCTCAAGAAACAGGCCTGTGGCGCGGACGTCAGCGCCACCCTCAAGCGCTCCGAATTCGGCATGACCAAGTTCGTCCCGGCGGTAAGCGATGAAGTGAAAATCTATTCGCCTATCGAGGCGTTCAAGGACTGA
- a CDS encoding flagellar assembly protein A — translation MTASDLTDASTDALRDQLVTPGFVAKRAEGVFVLLQRMQSNNDFELFIDRLFGEGMRFAGLDYATFLKLLYDADWLADVQRKGGEIKVAEELVRFQPQRRTLYRPVKILEGGARAEYVFEPVSIEVSYEEPVYGEPDADGVAQIVRYVTKTKEQPARLDFDEFIADMWLKGVKFGIDADAMRLVVARGTSVRMIIARQLEPTEGSDAEIREVSEKLHRDNAPKVLASGKADLAMFANRFPQMAKGTRLLRKIPRVLGKQGRKVTGEVIEPKLPKDLDLYELAAEGTRVEQFPDGEYIVATLDGFLTLDTRSNTVSVTEKIENKGGISAKTTGNLSLSVDEFIEHGEVQEGRVVEGKHMTFLSDVFGKVVSQGGNIRIDGNLSGGQAHTQTGNVTLNGRVSRAVVRARDGEVIANFCESSLLVGGSVRIEHAVNCEIVADEVYAGTVEGCTIAAKNVQIASADERRGRETLVTLLVPDFSTSDQFIAKLKKGIGEAQQGIKEKMQLIEQLKSDQEFAKYLALAERIKSGAIKLTQEQAMNWRKLMEKHAKAVGEVAKLETEVSALDKSLKEAEEELSYTERDRAGMGEGIACVIDKVVGQTTGQTMASNNGMEIFGKMSGNDIRNALQKSDSSKARIFSSDDGSIDWEFKGSAGA, via the coding sequence ATGACTGCATCTGATCTAACCGACGCGTCTACGGATGCGCTGCGGGACCAGTTGGTGACGCCGGGTTTCGTTGCCAAGCGGGCGGAGGGGGTGTTCGTCCTGCTGCAGCGCATGCAGTCGAATAACGACTTTGAACTTTTCATCGATCGTCTGTTCGGCGAGGGCATGCGTTTCGCCGGGCTGGATTACGCGACATTCCTCAAGCTGCTGTATGACGCCGATTGGCTGGCCGATGTACAGCGCAAGGGCGGCGAGATCAAGGTCGCTGAAGAGCTCGTTCGTTTCCAGCCGCAGCGCCGCACGCTCTACCGGCCGGTGAAGATACTGGAGGGCGGGGCGCGTGCCGAGTACGTATTCGAGCCGGTCAGTATCGAGGTGAGCTACGAGGAACCGGTGTATGGCGAACCGGACGCAGACGGCGTCGCCCAGATCGTCAGGTACGTGACCAAGACAAAGGAACAGCCCGCGAGGCTCGATTTCGACGAGTTCATCGCGGACATGTGGCTGAAGGGCGTGAAGTTCGGCATCGATGCCGACGCGATGCGCCTGGTCGTCGCACGCGGCACATCGGTGCGCATGATCATCGCCAGGCAGCTTGAGCCAACCGAAGGCAGCGACGCCGAGATACGCGAGGTTTCCGAGAAGCTGCACCGGGACAATGCGCCCAAGGTGCTGGCCAGCGGCAAAGCAGATTTGGCTATGTTCGCGAACCGCTTTCCGCAAATGGCGAAGGGGACGCGCCTGCTCAGGAAGATTCCGCGCGTGCTGGGCAAGCAGGGACGCAAGGTGACGGGAGAGGTCATCGAACCTAAGCTGCCCAAGGATCTGGATTTGTATGAGCTTGCCGCGGAGGGGACCCGTGTCGAACAATTTCCGGACGGCGAATACATCGTGGCGACACTGGACGGATTCCTGACGCTGGACACCAGGTCGAACACGGTGTCGGTCACGGAAAAGATCGAGAACAAGGGAGGCATCAGCGCGAAGACGACCGGCAACCTCTCCTTGTCGGTGGATGAATTCATCGAACACGGCGAGGTGCAGGAAGGCCGTGTGGTGGAAGGCAAGCACATGACCTTCCTGTCAGACGTGTTCGGCAAGGTGGTATCCCAGGGCGGCAATATTCGCATCGACGGCAACCTGTCCGGCGGACAGGCGCACACGCAGACCGGGAATGTCACTCTCAACGGACGTGTCTCGAGAGCGGTGGTGCGGGCCAGGGATGGTGAAGTGATAGCCAACTTCTGCGAGAGCAGCTTGCTCGTCGGTGGTAGCGTCCGGATCGAGCATGCGGTGAATTGCGAGATCGTGGCCGATGAAGTGTATGCGGGAACCGTCGAGGGCTGCACGATCGCGGCGAAGAATGTCCAGATCGCTTCTGCGGATGAACGCAGAGGACGGGAGACGCTGGTGACATTACTGGTCCCCGATTTTTCGACAAGCGACCAGTTCATCGCAAAACTGAAAAAGGGTATCGGCGAGGCCCAGCAGGGCATCAAAGAGAAAATGCAACTGATCGAACAGCTGAAATCCGATCAGGAGTTCGCGAAATACCTGGCGCTGGCGGAAAGGATCAAGAGCGGTGCGATCAAGCTGACCCAGGAGCAGGCCATGAACTGGCGCAAGCTGATGGAGAAGCACGCCAAGGCCGTCGGCGAGGTGGCGAAGCTGGAGACGGAAGTCAGCGCGCTCGACAAATCGCTCAAGGAGGCCGAGGAGGAGCTTTCCTATACCGAGCGCGACCGTGCCGGGATGGGCGAGGGCATCGCCTGTGTCATCGATAAAGTCGTTGGACAAACTACCGGGCAAACGATGGCTTCCAATAATGGCATGGAGATCTTCGGCAAGATGTCGGGCAACGACATCCGGAACGCTCTGCAAAAATCGGATAGTTCCAAGGCACGAATCTTCTCATCCGACGACGGCTCGATCGATTGGGAATTCAAGGGATCGGCGGGCGCCTGA
- the nuoK gene encoding NADH-quinone oxidoreductase subunit NuoK: MLTLSHYLVLSAVLFAISVVGIFLNRKNLIVLLMAIEMMLLAVNTNFVAFSHYLNDAAGQVFVFFILTVAAAEAAIGLAILVVLFRNLNTINVDDLDSLKG; the protein is encoded by the coding sequence ATGTTGACCCTTTCCCATTATCTGGTGCTCAGTGCCGTGCTGTTTGCGATCAGCGTGGTCGGCATCTTCCTGAACCGAAAGAACCTGATCGTGCTGCTGATGGCCATCGAAATGATGCTGCTGGCGGTAAACACCAACTTCGTGGCGTTCTCGCATTATCTGAATGACGCTGCCGGGCAGGTGTTCGTGTTCTTCATCCTGACCGTGGCCGCCGCCGAGGCCGCCATCGGCCTGGCGATCCTGGTGGTGCTGTTCCGTAACCTGAACACCATCAACGTTGACGACCTCGATAGCCTGAAGGGGTAA
- a CDS encoding NUDIX domain-containing protein, whose translation MDLKEIRLDGAVMYEGSFMEVCKDRVRLPDGSESSREYITHPGAVTVIALLDNGNLLMERQFRYAPQREFIELPAGKIDHGEDTLLTAQRELLEETGYVATEWTHLATTWPCIGYADERMEYFLARGLSHEGRKLDDGEFLEVFELSLPEALDWIRQGKINDSKTIVGLFWLEKHLKNWQG comes from the coding sequence ATGGATTTGAAAGAGATCAGGCTCGACGGGGCCGTGATGTACGAGGGCAGTTTCATGGAGGTGTGCAAGGACCGCGTGCGCCTGCCCGACGGGAGCGAGAGCAGCCGCGAGTACATCACCCATCCCGGTGCGGTCACGGTGATCGCGCTGCTGGACAACGGCAACCTGTTGATGGAGCGACAATTCCGTTACGCACCCCAACGCGAGTTCATCGAGCTGCCCGCGGGCAAGATCGACCACGGCGAGGATACGCTGCTCACCGCGCAACGCGAACTGCTGGAAGAGACCGGCTATGTGGCGACTGAGTGGACCCACCTCGCCACGACCTGGCCGTGCATCGGCTATGCCGACGAACGCATGGAATATTTCCTCGCGCGCGGATTGAGCCACGAAGGACGCAAGCTCGACGACGGCGAATTCCTCGAAGTATTCGAACTGTCCTTGCCGGAAGCGCTGGACTGGATACGGCAGGGCAAGATCAACGACAGCAAGACCATCGTCGGCCTGTTCTGGCTGGAAAAGCATCTCAAGAACTGGCAGGGATAG
- the nuoL gene encoding NADH-quinone oxidoreductase subunit L, protein MSMQSLYLLVPLAPLFGAIAAGLFGKWLGRDWSHRITIAMVAVAFGASVEIFNDVLAGNTFNGPVYTWLTSGDTSFQVGFLIDKLTATMMLVVTFVSLMVHIYTIGYMEEDPGYQRFFSYISLFTFSMLMLVMANNFMQLFFGWEAVGLVSYLLIGFWYTRPTAIYANLKAFLVNRVGDFGFLLGIGLVLMVFGTLDYAAVFASAAAHVNDVAPIPGMSVSLMSAIGILLFIGAMGKSAQFPLHVWLPDSMEGPTPISALIHAATMVTAGIFMVARMSPLYELSETALSFIMVIGAITALFMGFLGIIQNDIKRVIAYSTLSQLGYMTVALGASAYSVAIFHLMTHAFFKALLFLGAGSVIIAMHHDQDIRNMGGLRKYMPITWITSLIGSLALIGTPFFSGFYSKDSIIEAVALSNLPGSGFAYFAVVAGVFVTAFYSFRMYFLVFHGEERFGKNHHDHHGDHDDEEVSSDHHHGLAHGQKPHETPWVVWLPLVLLAVPSVLIGYIAIEPMLYGGYFGNAIFTAEHHHAMNEMREEFHGAAAMALHSLLTLPLWLAIAGVATSWFFYMKRPDIPAMIQKKFQFIYTVLDNKYYFDRFNDWFFAGGARGASGFLWKFGDVKLIDGLIVNGSAKMVGMFSGVVRRLQSGYIYHYAFSMIIGVFVLLSVRNWFE, encoded by the coding sequence ATGAGTATGCAAAGTCTGTATCTGCTGGTTCCGCTGGCGCCGCTGTTCGGCGCGATCGCCGCGGGTCTGTTTGGCAAATGGCTGGGCCGCGACTGGTCGCACCGCATCACCATCGCGATGGTGGCGGTGGCATTTGGCGCATCGGTCGAGATCTTCAACGACGTGCTGGCCGGCAACACCTTCAACGGCCCGGTCTACACATGGCTGACCTCCGGCGACACCAGCTTCCAGGTCGGATTCCTGATCGACAAGCTCACCGCCACCATGATGCTGGTGGTGACCTTTGTGTCGCTGATGGTGCATATCTATACCATCGGCTACATGGAAGAAGATCCCGGCTATCAGCGTTTCTTCAGCTACATCTCGCTGTTCACCTTCTCTATGCTGATGCTGGTGATGGCCAACAACTTCATGCAGCTGTTCTTCGGCTGGGAAGCGGTGGGCCTGGTGTCTTACCTGCTGATCGGTTTCTGGTACACGCGTCCGACGGCGATCTACGCCAACCTCAAGGCCTTCCTGGTGAACCGCGTCGGCGACTTCGGCTTCCTGCTCGGCATCGGCTTGGTGCTGATGGTGTTCGGCACGCTGGATTACGCCGCCGTGTTCGCCAGTGCCGCCGCTCATGTGAACGACGTCGCGCCGATCCCCGGCATGTCGGTGAGCCTGATGTCCGCGATCGGCATCCTGCTGTTCATCGGCGCAATGGGCAAGTCGGCGCAGTTCCCGCTGCATGTGTGGCTGCCCGATTCGATGGAAGGCCCGACCCCGATCTCCGCGCTGATCCACGCCGCGACCATGGTGACTGCCGGTATCTTCATGGTGGCGCGCATGTCGCCGCTCTATGAACTGTCCGAGACCGCGCTGTCCTTCATCATGGTCATCGGCGCGATCACCGCGCTGTTCATGGGCTTCCTCGGCATCATCCAGAACGACATCAAGCGCGTGATCGCCTACTCGACGCTGTCGCAGCTGGGCTACATGACCGTCGCGCTGGGCGCATCGGCCTACTCGGTGGCGATCTTCCACCTGATGACGCACGCCTTCTTCAAGGCGCTGCTGTTCCTCGGTGCCGGTTCCGTGATCATCGCGATGCACCACGATCAGGACATCCGCAACATGGGCGGCCTGAGGAAATACATGCCGATCACCTGGATCACCTCGCTGATCGGTTCGCTGGCGCTGATCGGCACGCCGTTCTTCTCCGGCTTCTACTCGAAGGACAGCATCATCGAGGCGGTCGCGCTGTCGAACCTGCCGGGTTCCGGTTTCGCCTACTTCGCGGTTGTGGCCGGCGTGTTCGTGACTGCGTTCTATTCGTTCCGTATGTATTTCCTGGTGTTCCATGGCGAGGAGCGCTTCGGCAAGAACCATCATGACCACCACGGCGACCACGACGACGAGGAAGTATCCTCCGATCATCACCATGGCCTCGCTCACGGCCAGAAGCCGCACGAGACCCCGTGGGTGGTGTGGCTGCCGCTGGTTCTGCTGGCGGTGCCCTCCGTGCTGATCGGTTACATCGCCATCGAGCCGATGCTCTACGGCGGCTATTTCGGCAACGCGATCTTCACCGCCGAACACCACCACGCGATGAACGAGATGCGTGAGGAATTCCACGGCGCGGCCGCCATGGCGCTGCATTCGCTGCTGACCCTGCCGCTGTGGCTGGCGATTGCCGGTGTAGCAACCTCCTGGTTCTTCTACATGAAGCGTCCGGACATTCCCGCGATGATCCAGAAGAAGTTCCAGTTCATCTACACCGTGCTGGACAACAAGTACTATTTCGACCGATTCAACGACTGGTTCTTCGCCGGCGGCGCGCGCGGCGCCAGCGGCTTCCTGTGGAAGTTCGGCGACGTGAAGCTGATCGACGGCCTGATCGTGAACGGCTCGGCGAAGATGGTCGGCATGTTCTCCGGCGTCGTCCGCCGCCTCCAGTCCGGCTATATTTATCACTACGCGTTTTCCATGATCATCGGCGTATTCGTGCTGCTGAGTGTGCGCAACTGGTTTGAATAA
- the nuoI gene encoding NADH-quinone oxidoreductase subunit NuoI — translation MQAIKNFFKTFLLYELVKGMALTGRYFFARKITVQFPEEKTPQSFRFRGLHAQRRYANGEERCIGCKLCEAVCPALAIKIEVAEREDGTRRTTQYDIDLFKCIFCGFCEESCPVDAIVETRVLEYHGEKRGDLYYTKAMLLANGDKHEEQIAKDRAADAKYR, via the coding sequence ATGCAAGCTATCAAGAATTTCTTTAAGACGTTTTTGCTGTACGAGTTGGTCAAGGGCATGGCCCTGACCGGGCGCTACTTCTTTGCGCGCAAGATCACCGTGCAGTTCCCCGAAGAGAAGACTCCGCAGAGCTTCCGCTTCCGCGGCCTGCACGCCCAGCGTCGCTACGCCAATGGCGAAGAGCGCTGCATCGGCTGCAAGCTGTGCGAAGCGGTGTGCCCCGCGCTGGCGATCAAGATCGAAGTGGCGGAGCGCGAGGACGGCACGCGCCGCACCACGCAATACGACATCGACCTGTTCAAGTGCATCTTCTGCGGTTTCTGTGAGGAATCCTGCCCAGTGGACGCCATCGTCGAGACTCGCGTGCTCGAGTACCACGGCGAGAAGCGCGGCGACCTGTACTACACCAAGGCCATGCTGCTGGCGAACGGCGACAAGCATGAAGAGCAGATCGCCAAAGACCGTGCGGCGGATGCCAAGTACCGATAA